One Vitis riparia cultivar Riparia Gloire de Montpellier isolate 1030 chromosome 4, EGFV_Vit.rip_1.0, whole genome shotgun sequence genomic window carries:
- the LOC117913494 gene encoding glutamate receptor 2.8-like — translation MRNDLAQQGFSLFFLSLWVLFVEMGMAQNTTIPVNVGVVLDFDTSSGKMGLSCIPMALSDFYASHGNYKTRLVLKTRDSRRDVVGAAAAALDLIQNEEVQAIIGPGSSMQANFLIGLGEKAQVPIISFSASSPSLSSLRSQYFIRATLNDSAQVPAIIAIFQAFEWREAVLIYVDNEYGDGIIPYMTDALQGIDVRVTYRSVISPSATDDQIGEELYKLMTMQTRVFIVHMVTPLGSRFFTKADEIGMMEEGYVWILTDGLTDLLSTLDPLVIDSMQGVLGIKPHVPRTKELENFRVRWKRKFQQDHPKDETSELNIFGLWAYDAASALAMAVEKVGATNLSFQKTNISSNSTDLDTIGVSQIGPKLLQSLLSTKFIGLSGDFQIFDGQLHPTAFQIVNVIGKGERGIGFWTPKNGIIRRLNFTNATSNTYSTSKDNLGAIVWPGEPTYFPKGWVLPVNEKKLKIGVPVKDGFSEFVKVTWDPNTNATKVTGYCIDVFDAVMGSLPYAVPYEYIPFGTPDGKPAGNYNDLLYQVFLKKYDAVVGDITIVANRSNYVDFTLPYTESGVSMIVPIKDNKSKSAWIFLKPLTWDLWVTSACFFVFIGFVIWVLEHRINEDFRGPPSHQAGTIFWFSFSTMVFAQKERIVSNLSRFVMIIWFFVVLILTQSYTASLTSMLTVQQLQPTVTDIKELRAKGEYVGYQQGSFVLGFLKRMNFDESKFRIYNSSEELAELLSKGSRNGGIVAAFDEIPYMKLFIAQHCSKYTMVQPTYKFDGFGFAFPRGSPLVQDVSRAVLNVTEGDEMVKIEKEWFGKKTSCSDDNGSSISSNNISLDSFLGLFLIAGVTSSLALIIGIAMFLHKHRVVVMGEDSVSTKIKTMATRFDQKDLSSHTFRIPDQPYSGSTETMAAVGSTDPMAAVGASPSVTNCSPRPSTFSNQTINDFSLSGEQGTFSSEHGGGQSSTTPSRQSSPVIVPAVELVDLNQERKSKPPTSH, via the exons ATGAGAAACGACCTTGCCCAACAGGGGTTCTCCCTCTTCTTTCTCTCCCTATGGGTTCTCTTCGTAGAAATGGGCATGGCGCAGAACACAACAATCCCAGTTAACGTGGGAGTGGTCCTTGACTTTGATACATCGTCTGGAAAGATGGGTCTGAGCTGCATCCCCATGGCCCTCTCAGATTTCTATGCCTCTCATGGTAACTACAAGACTAGGCTCGTTCTGAAGACTAGAGACTCCAGAAGAGATGTTGTTGGTGCAGCTGCAGCAG CTCTAGATCTAATACAAAATGAGGAAGTGCAAGCCATCATAGGGCCAGGGTCATCCATGCAGGCCAACTTCCTGATTGGCCTGGGAGAAAAAGCCCAGGTTcccattatttcattttctgCATCAAGCCCTTCTCTTTCTTCCCTCAGGAGTCAATACTTTATCCGAGCCACTCTAAATGACTCAGCTCAAGTACCAGCAATAATAGCAATTTTCCAAGCCTTTGAGTGGAGAGAAGCTGTGCTTATTTACGTAGACAATGAGTATGGGGATGGAATTATACCTTATATGACCGATGCCTTGCAAGGGATTGATGTCCGTGTCACCTACCGTAGTGTAATTTCTCCATCAGCCACTGATGATCAAATTGGTGAAGAGCTTTACAAGCTGATGACAATGCAAACTAGAGTTTTCATTGTACACATGGTTACGCCTCTCGGCTCTCGCTTTTTTACCAAAGCAGATGAGATTGGAATGATGGAAGAAGGCTATGTTTGGATACTAACTGATGGGCTTACTGACCTCTTGAGTACTTTGGATCCCTTAGTCATTGACTCAATGCAGGGGGTGCTGGGCATAAAGCCTCATGTTCCAAGAACAAAAGAGCTCGAAAATTTCAGAGTCCGATGGAAAAGGAAGTTCCAGCAAGATCATCCAAAAGATGAGACCTCTGAGCTGAACATTTTTGGATTATGGGCGTATGACGCTGCTTCTGCACTAGCCATGGCAGTTGAGAAAGTTGGGGCAACAAACTTAAGCTTCCAAAAGACTAATATTTCCAGCAATTCAACGGATCTTGACACCATTGGAGTCTCACAAATTGGTCCAAAGCTTCTCCAGTCACTGTTAAGTACGAAATTTATAGGCCTCAGTggagattttcaaatttttgatgGTCAACTACACCCCACAGCCTTTCAGATAGTTAATGTGATTGGTAAAGGGGAAAGAGGGATAGGATTTTGGACTccgaaaaatggaattataagAAGACTGAATTTCACAAACGCAACTTCAAACACATATTCCACTTCTAAGGACAATCTAGGAGCAATTGTATGGCCTGGAGAACCTACTTATTTCCCTAAAGGTTGGGTGCTTCCAGTAAACGAGAAGAAGTTGAAAATAGGGGTTCCAGTGAAGGATGGTTTTAGTGAATTTGTAAAAGTGACATGGGATCCTAACACTAATGCAACAAAGGTCACTGGGTACTGCATAGATGTCTTTGATGCGGTGATGGGTTCACTACCATATGCTGTTCCTTACGAGTACATTCCCTTTGGAACCCCAGACGGCAAGCCTGCCGGCAACTACAACGATTTGTTATATCAAGTGTTTCTAAAG AAGTATGATGCCGTGGTGGGAGATATTACAATTGTAGCGAACAGGTCCAACTACGTAGATTTTACACTACCTTACACTGAATCTGGCGTATCAATGATCGTGCCCATCAAAGACAACAAAAGCAAAAgcgcatggattttcttgaagCCATTGACTTGGGACCTCTGGGTGACTAGTGCgtgtttctttgttttcatcGGCTTTGTAATTTGGGTTCTTGAACATCGAATAAATGAAGATTTCAGGGGCCCTCCTTCACATCAAGCAGGCACCATCTTCTGGTTCTCCTTCTCAACTATGGTGTTTGCACAGA AGGAGAGAATTGTGAGCAACTTGTCTCGGTTTGTGATGATCATATGGTTCTTTGTGGTGCTCATCCTCACTCAAAGTTACACCGCCAGCTTGACCTCAATGTTAACCGTCCAACAGCTCCAGCCAACCGTTACAGACATAAAAGAGCTAAGAGCGAAAGGGGAGTATGTAGGTTACCAACAAGGCTCTTTCGTTCTCGGATTCTTGAAAAGGATGAACTTTGACGAATCCAAGTTTAGGATCTATAATTCTTCAGAAGAATTAGCTGAACTACTCTCGAAAGGGAGTAGAAATGGAGGTATTGTTGCTGCCTTTGACGAGATACCTTACATGAAGCTGTTCATTGCACAGCATTGCTCGAAATATACCATGGTTCAACCAACATACAAATTTGATGGGTTCGGATTT GCCTTCCCAAGAGGTTCTCCTCTCGTACAGGATGTTTCAAGGGCAGTCTTAAATGTGACTGAGGGAGATGAAATGGTAAAGATTGAGAAAGAGTGGTTTGGGAAAAAAACTAGTTGTTCAGATGATAATGGAAGCTCAATTTCTTCTAACAATATCAGCCTTGATAGCTTTTTGGGCCTTTTCCTCATTGCTGGAGTCACTTCATCTTTAGCTCTGATCATAGGTATTGCCATGTTCCTGCATAAACATAGAGTTGTGGTAATGGGCGAAGATTCAGTATCAACAAAGATTAAAACCATGGCTACACGTTTTGATCAAAAAGACCTCAGCTCTCATACTTTCAGAATACCTGACCAGCCATACAGCGGTAGCACTGAGACTATGGCTGCAGTTGGTAGCACTGACCCTATGGCTGCAGTTGGGGCCTCTCCATCAGTGACTAACTGCTCGCCAAGGCCATCAACCTTTTCCAACCAAACCATTAATGATTTTTCCCTCTCCGGAGAACAAGGGACCTTTTCTTCAGAGCACGGTGGTGGTCAGAGCTCAACCACACCTAGTAGGCAATCATCGCCAGTGATAGTACCTGCTGTTGAGCTTGTTGATTtaaatcaagaaagaaaaagtaaaccTCCAACATCACATTAG